A stretch of DNA from Gammaproteobacteria bacterium:
GCACTTCATCCAGGTCGTCAGCAACCAATTCCTCTGATTTAAACTCGCGCTCTAAATCGACAACAGTCACCTTCCTGCCCTTTGCCCGCAGCCGCTTGCGGCTATTATCATCGAGACCCTTCTCACAGCGAATGATGTAACCGTTCTCAACCGGACGAATCGTGATATGCCTGACTACGTATGTCATTGCATCCCCCAAAAAAACGGCCACCCCGAAAGGATGGCCTATTATGGCAATAATTTAGATAACTCTCCCACGTCTGTCAACATTCACGATTGTGAAACCCGGTTCATAACGCACTCTGGGATGAGTGCGTCCGCGCGAAAGGCAAGATGATGGCAAGGGAAATCTATTCCCGGCGCGGCTGGGACGGAGTCGTCCCAGCCCGCAGCCGCGGGTGGCCGAATGGGAGCGCGGCGAACGATCCCCGCGCCGTCCCATCCGCCGGGCCTGTGCGCCCATCGCCGCCCGTGCCGTGGCCGAGATGGCGACGGAGGATGAGCGACTGCGGGCGGAAATCGTCGCCGCCATCGAGGCTCTGATCGTCTAGCGGTCGAGCCCACACTTTCCATGCCGGCCTTCGGGCCGGTTTTTTTGTGCTCAATCATCTACTAGAACGGGATACCCTCATCCTCACTCGAATCACGCACACCATCGCCAATTCCACCGAGCATCTTCATCTCACTGGCTCGGATTTCGGTTGTGTAACGATCATTGCCATCCTTATCCTGCCATTTCCTTGTTTCAATCCGTCCCTCGATGAACACGCGACTGCCCTTGATCAGGTATTGTTCGGCAATCTCACCAAGGCGTCCCCACAGGATAACCTTGTGCCATTCGGTGCGTTTTTTCTGATCCCCGTTACGATCCTTATAACGCTCCGTGGTCGCCAGCCGGATATTACACACACATGTTCCGTCTTGAGTATAGCGCGTTTCCGGGTTAGTCCCCAGATTGCCGATCAAAAAAACCTTATTCAACATAGCAAACACCCCTTTTCATTAATTGCAGATCAGTATTTCTCCCAGGCATACTTCCATGCATCAACCTCGACAGAACCAAAGAAGCTAGGTCTTCCCTTTTCTCTAAAATTAGTCATTTTTCCTCTCCTTATCTTGTACCCTTTCACTACAAGCTCCCGCCTCGAATTTGTCAGCTAACATCATGGCGATGTTTGCAACATCTGCTGCCTCAAGTGCTACATTGCCCCTCCCTTCAAGAGCATCGAACAGTTCGCTCACTTCTTCCAGCAACTTACGCTGCAGAAATTCGATTGAGCAAGCGTCGTTCATCCATCCCCGTTGTCCATTTTCATCCTCTGGCCAGCCTTTCTTATTAGCGTTCTTGTCCAGTTTATACTGCATGTTCCGTGCCATCCTTTGGATGGAAGGATGTAGTTGTAGTTCATCAACAAGTTTTGTCTTATTAGTCATTCTCGTCACCTTATAACCTATTTGATATGCTTCTACTTATATCCCGCCGCTGGCAGGCGGGAATGCTCGGCTGGGTGAACCATATCAAGCTGTCTAGCAGCACCGAGCAATTGATTAATTAGTGATGGCATATAAGACACAACCAACAAAGCCAATCACAAGCCACGCAGCGAGTAAGGTTGTCCACCACGTGGTCGGCAGATTCATGACGTAAGTAGCCAGAAATGAGTCAAGTATTGCTACCAGCACCACAATAATTTTCACTGACATTGATCACACCTCAAAGATAGACTTATGGCGTCTATACCGTCAAAGATTTCAGCCACGCACCGCCTCCATCATCTGCCAGAGGAA
This window harbors:
- a CDS encoding single-stranded DNA-binding protein: MLNKVFLIGNLGTNPETRYTQDGTCVCNIRLATTERYKDRNGDQKKRTEWHKVILWGRLGEIAEQYLIKGSRVFIEGRIETRKWQDKDGNDRYTTEIRASEMKMLGGIGDGVRDSSEDEGIPF